DNA from Prunus persica cultivar Lovell chromosome G6, Prunus_persica_NCBIv2, whole genome shotgun sequence:
CGATGATTTTGAAAATGAACTGTTTTGTTTATGACGTGTATGGTGGATCCGTTAATCACAACGGAGTGGATAAAGAGGTGCACCCAAGGTTTGCATTTAAGTATTGTCCTATGTATAATTAGAAAAATTCTTGAATACAAAGAATGTGTAGTGAGTATAGAAATATTTCACTGGATTATTGCCGTTATGTGATCGTATAATCCAATTAAACGATGACGCataactaatttttatttcttaaacaCACGTCTCTTTTATAATTAGACACCACTATTAGTCAGAAAGAACgtaaaaatttcttttaattcaTATGCTTGTTCCGTGATCAGTTATGTTATCAATTATTGTAAAAATGACGTCCATAGGGGGAAGCTACTGGATTTCCCTATTAGCAGATAAACTTGGTCATATAATTGTTTCTTGATATATCCTCAGATTGCCAGAAAGGGCAATAGAATATTAGAACAACGGGAGCACGCAGATTTTAAATGGTCCTTGATTTGAAGTGATTACCGAATCAAAGTTAAAATAAATGTCCAAGTCAAGCAAGTCTACAACATATCCTTGTAGACTAGATATAGAtattggctttggcttttggtTTTTGGCTTTTGACTTTCGGCTTTTTGCTGCAAGGAAAGTCCAGCCAACTCATATCTAGCttgcacacacacatatatatatagatattataACAAATATTGTTGAGCATTTTTGTGTTTGGCTGGACAGAAATTGCAAGTCGTTTATTTTCTGCCAAGCAATTGGAAAGGAATATTCCCCATGGGATATTTTTTGCCTCTGCCCatcacaaaaaaagaaaaacagaattcAAGGAGGTCAAATCGTGGAGGCCCGAGTTAACTGAGGGGTTGAAATTAGGCCCAGTTCTCTTTTACTTTTGGTCCAGTTTGGCTGCTTGTACTTCTGTGCTTCGTGGACGGTTGGCAACAAGAATTCTATAGCTTTACATATGACTCAGAAAccatgaagttttttttttgttttttttgaatgaaaaaagtattttttttagggaagaaatttttatttttattttattttatttttatctatatatataaagcaaaaggcagagaatggtgaaacattcataataccataaaatgcccttggttaatccaaacattaagaattataattattaattaaatgaggataatatggtaaatttacaccttttcatattaaaaaaattaaaattaaaagaaaaatcagataatgaatcctatttttatggaacacaactacctattatcttttttaaatctaaaataaattttaatttaaaaagccTATCGCAGGCGCgaaagcgcgtgcagagaggctagtaaaaAGAATGATCGGAGTAGAAAGTGTTTgggggatatatatatatatactcatcCTATGGTTAGCTTCGATGTTTCCTTTATTTCAAggctttctgtttttttatttttttatttatttaataagtaTGTAAAGTTTTTAGTtataatgcaaaaataatataaaaacaacaaatagtCCAACTTCAGTGAGAATCAAACTCTAGCGCTAGATTGAATGGAGAAGCGCTGGAGCCAACTCCACTAGACATGCCCTTGTGCAAATGGGTAGCacgctatactatatatacaatttctataatattaatatatataatatataaaaaaataatttcggGGGCCCTGTGCGGTGGCGCCACTTGCGCCACCCAGGGCCGCCCCTGAGGCCTTCATTATAGAATAACTCCGGTTGGCAAATAACAgggtgaaagaaaaaaaaacacataacaCAATAAATTTGGACCAGAATTTTGTGCAAGATGGtcgtttttttaatttagatTAGATATGTGCATGATGGAGAACAAATGCGAATCGATATTTTCGAAAATGTATCAATAATTTGTCAATATATTTTGTTGGTGATAATAATGTCGATGTTATATCTAAAAATGAGATTATAAAAAATGTTTAGTATGTAGGtatgtaaaaaaaataggGACAAGTTATTGATacattttcaatataaaatgtaagtttttaaaaaaacccttaGATAGAAAAGTgctgagattatttgcactaTATGTActcttatatatatgataGGAAAAAATGTAGCAATGATCCCTTAAGTAAGTCCCGACTTTACTTTTAGTCCCTTAGCTCtaaaaattattatgatgGTGTTTCAACTATGCCTCGACTTTCAAAACTCGTCCTTTCCGTCAACCATGTCAACTTTTCCATTAAAAATAAGGCTACATTTGTCTTTTCATGTGCTGAATCCTTAATAAGCACAACCCATCCTCAACAAccacctctctctcctccagcCACCCTTTACCGACCTAACTCCACACATACGCCGCCGACCCACCCCCACAAACCCACTCCGACCTCGACCcactctctcattctctcattttcttcctctttgtcTGTCAACCCCCTCCTCCTTCCAACCTTTTTCGTTGATTGGTCTTCCTCTCAATCAATTGAACAAtctaaacaaaacccaaaaagatcattgtagagagagagagagagagagagagagagagagagagagagagagttgttgtTAGGTTTGGGTAGAATGAGGTGGTGACTAAGTAAAAGTcttatttgtctttaaaatttgatatgaaaatttcaatttaccctTAATTTTGGCAAAAATTTAATAGAATTAACAAAAGGACGAGTAGTGCAACGCGATATCTAACGAAGGATGACCATAACAACTTTTGGGATTGAGGAACGAAAGTAAAATGGGGTCTTGTTTGAGGGACCATTGCTATAATTTTGCTTATATGTTAAGTCCAACTGTCAATTGACTTTTTAGAGTGtacattaatattttttgggATTAATTGGCTGATTGATTATCAATTTGTAGTagttcgttttttttttttataataattttaataattaaattttctttataaaatccAGAGATTGAAGTTTCAATGAAATTatctttctttgatttttttttatttaaaaaattccaatttttatttttatttttcacttcaCTGGTGTGACGTGGCAGATTCGGATAAGGAGCGCAAATCCTACGGCGTTGGCGCAACCTTGCATGCTGAGGAAGTCGTGGCAGCGGTTGGATCACAGGCAAGCGGACGTGGCAGCCTCTAGAGCCTTCtccaaattaataaattagtaTTATTTTCACCAATATATACATCCcctttcaaaaaaattaaaaaagaaaaaagaaagaagaagcagaacTAACTGTTCAAACAGGAAGAGCGTTGCTCAATCTCTTTCGTTCCCTCCACTTCTCCAATCTCCGCTTCCACATTATCTCCCGCAACAAGATCTCTCCACCTGCTCTGTGTTTCGCTTCACATCTGTAAGTCCTTTTCCTTCTCATTCTGTTTGTTTCCGAGAAAATCTGATGGCAATTTTACTATTTGCTGCACTTGTCGTACAATCGCAGTCTCTTTGCTTCTTCCACCAAATCTAAGGTTAagcatttcatttttcatctcTGCATAAGTTgtgattaatttatataatttgttagATCTGTGTTTATGTTCATCATTTACATGTATAATGATGGAGTGTGCATGGGCGAATTAGCTAGCAATATGAAATTGGGAATGGAGTAAATGTAGGAAATTATCAAATGAATTGTACCTTTTACATTGTGAATCACAATATGAGCTGAAAAACAGTAGTGGAATTGACAGCTTAATCAGAGAGATTTTAACCTTGCATTCAGAATAAGGGAATCTCTCTGAATTTTGTGGTAGAAATGGGGTTGGATCTTTTAAGTTTGCTACACTAATTTTAGGGGTGAAATGTTAACCATGTGGTTGTGTAAAATAGGATATGAGAAATTTTATGGTAAAATTTTCCAGGTGGGAAACTTTTAATGATACTTGTTAGAGGAAAATATGATTTGTTGTGGAAAATTTTTATGAGGCATGTCAGCTTTTCCACTGCTTCacaattgaattttgtttgtgtAGTAGTAACTGATGTACTTCGGAACTTTTGCAGCTGTTGCAGGTTTGGGAGATATATAAACTGTTATACTCGAATACTCGAGTACTTCACCATACTTATCtctttattaatttcttgacAAAGGGAATTCTTTGAAATCTTTTGCAAGTGGCAACtatgagttttgttttccgAGGGGCTAGAGCAGATATTGAAAGTGGCTTTCCAGGATTTATTCCTGAACGACCAGCAATGGTATGTTCATTTACATACATTTACATGTGGAAGTATGCGTGCTATGTTGTATACGTATCTATTTGCATCCTGGTCATTTGTAACTCATACATGTCTTGATGAGTTTATCATGCCATTCTGCTGACTGCTGacactttttcctttttgtatcAGCGTATTCATGCTTCTCGACCAGTAAGCACGAATTCACTGGCTTTTCTTGTCACGGGTAATGCATTTGtttctgtattttttgttcattGCATGCCCTGTACTAGACCACATTTTTAATCCATAAGTTGCCTGTTTGCTTAACAGTTATCTTGCTATTCATGCTTTTAAACTCTCACCAGATGTCACCGAATTTTCTGGTATGTTTTCACTGAGCGTCCAATCTAAGCATACTAGTGATTCACTTAGAAACTTTGGAAAATAGAACTTATATAACAATTAGAAGGAGGTAATCCTCTGTATCTGTGTATGCAGCTCTGGCTAGTTGTGGGTGTCTTTTTGATGGCCACAACCCTGAGGATGTTTGCAACTTGTCAGCAACTTCAAGCACAGGCTAGAGCACATGCTGCAGCTGCCAGTGGGTTGCTTAATCATACGGAACTGCGACTGCACATGCCACCTTCAATAGCTTTTGCAACCAGAGGACGGTTACAAGGACTAAGACTCCAGTTGGCACTACTTGACCGGGAGTTTGATGATCTAGGTACTGTCTTTTTGTCTGAATTGTACTTGTTGGATAAGTTTTGTCATCAGAGTGGCTCCCTCTTTGATGTTAAAGGTGCATTCAAAGATGTCCAAAGCAAGTCTAGATCTCTGGTTCTAGTTTAGTTGGATTTCAATCATGTGTGTATTGGCAAGATGAATTGTTCTGTACATTCAATTGCAGATTATGATACTTTGAGGGCTCTGGACTCTGATAATGCCTCTACAGCAACTTCAATGAGCGAGGAGGAGATTAATGCCTTACCTGTCCACAAGCACAAAGTCACCGACCCAGAGATCCTGTAAGATGGGAAAAAACTTGCATCACTTCTTGCATGATGTCACTTGtgagaatttatatatatatctgcgACTCTTTCAATATATTCGTATATAACAAATAGcaggtttcttttctttttattcggATTTAATTTCATCAAATGTGACATTATTTGATAAGATGTCTTTTCTGTTCTTAGGGATGGTTCATCACTGCAACAggcatcatcatcttcagccCCAGTTGAGGTATTCTCTTGAACCCTTAGTTTGCTTGCCTATTTAATAAGAATTTGCCTGGCGGTTGTTACTTTTTCTTGATTAAAACAGCTAGCTTGTCACTTAACTGTATTACattgtaaatatatatttgtgagCTGTGTTCTGTTTCCAGTGAGACTAGGGAAAGGTACAATCAACTTTGAAATCTTATGAGAAGCTTATTAGCACATTTCATTTATTGGTTCTCAGTACACAGTTTTGTTCAGCCATGCGGCAGATGGAATTTGGCCCTGACCTGTTACCTTCTCATCCTTCTTTCAAGCTTTTGGTAATCTGTGGGTGGTGGCTTGGATTGCTGAGTCTGTTTACTTTTTGCATAATTTTCTAACGGTTGGTTGCATGACAAACCCATACCAACATATACATAGTAGTGTATTACATCTCTCTATGTGTCTCTTTgtggcttttctttttctcttcccaAATGCACAGTGCACATTGTCATCGTTATGCGTACTTCCTATGGATAGCTTTCAATTTCTTGATTCCATTTTTTCTAGCTGAAAAAGCAAGACTCCAAAAGGGTGGATGGAGGCATGAAGGATCCAGAAGATGAGTTGACATGCAGCATTTGCTTGGAGCAAGTTAACGGAGGGGACCTAGTGCGTAGCTTGCCATGTTTGCATCAGGTACACCCTCTGCCTTCAGTCTTGATTTGTGGGTTATTATCATTAGCAGTACATAATGCGATTAGTAAGATTCATTAAATTGCAATCGTTTTCTTGTGTACACTTTCCTCCATCCTCCctctttattttaaaaattctcatCAAGCGTTGTCAATACTGGTTTCCTGACGTGGTACccaaccagaaaaaaaaaaagaaggaaaaaggaaaagaaagttgTGGTCATTCTTAATTGCTTATATCTCAGGTTTGAAACTTTGAACTACTCATTATGCTGCAAGTTGTAAAATTCGGAATTTTCCATTCTAATAATCCAGGATGTGTGTTGGCCGTTATTTTTGGTTTGTACATTCAAATGCCAAGagtatcattttattttgcagTTCCATGCCAACTGCATAGATCCATGGCTCCGGCAGCAAGGCACATGCCCTGTGTGCAAATTTAGAGCTGGATCAAGATGGCCGGAGAGCAGGGAGAGCGAATCCGACGGTTCAGACATGGTGTAACGAGCCTTGTTACACAACCTGTATACGCAACGGAGTACATACACGCAGTGTAGTACAAATACGCAATGAAGCACATGTACTACCGCAATTTGCAAATAAGGAGGGGATCTTTTGCATAACTTGTACATAACCAGTATGTATGTGTTCAATATTATAGAATTATATGTCCGATCAATGATATATGTCTGGGGTTTTACTCAGTATCTATCATGTGTATATCTCATGCGTAATATGTGCGTATTATTAGCGTGATCTCGACTACGAGAGATGTGACTTTTCCatattataaaagaaataaagtctATAGAGATACAACATATTATTTTGAAGTTTATGGTATTGAatattgtttgattttgcatCTCACATCACTGAATATATTATGATTTGATGAGTCACATAAAAAAGTACTTGCCATATTATTTTAGCCGGACCAAATAGAATATTGGTATATGGCTTAAGCTAAGCATAGGGGAACAAACAAGCTTCTTGTGGAACTTGTGTAGTACATCAATGCTATACGATCTTCGAAAGTCAAACTTGTACTGCAATGAGAAAGAATTAATGCGAGCCAATATATGGCCAGTCGGCTTCTGTTTAAGTATTGCTGTTTAACCATTAAACAAGAAGGTTTAAATGTATAAGCAATCGAAACCGTTAGATAAATAACTTAGCACACAAGCCATTGGGTTTGAGAGGAGCTTCATCAAAACTCATCCATGGCTTCCATCCCTTTCATTAAGACTCTCAACTCAACCTGTGTTTTAGTTTCTTTGCTTCTACTCCTGCAACCGTTTCTAGTCAAGTGTCACGGCGGCGAAGAACATGACAGTGGTAGCGGCACTGAGGACGAACATAAAGTTCTGCATTCAAAAGGCTTGGTTTTGGTGAAAGTATGGTGTTTGATTATTCTACTGGTGAGCACTTTCGCGGGTGGGATCTCCCCCTACTTCTACCGATGGAACGAAAGCTTTCTTCTCTTGGGCACGCAATTTGCTGGTGGGGTTTTTCTTGGTACCTCTTTGATGCATTTCTTGAGTGACTCAGCTGAGACATTTGGTGACCTTACCACCAAAACATACCCTTTTGCATTCATGCTAGCATCGGCTGGGTATCTGCTAACCATGCTCGGAGATTGCATCGTGCTATTCGTGACAAGTTCCAGCGAAAAAGAAGCTAGAGTGGAAGTGGAGGAGGGAAGGACTGATGCAGAGCATGATCATAAGGAAGATGAAGACGGCGTCAGCCCGGTTTTCTTGAAGACATCGTCTTTCGGAGACACCATACTTCTCATCATTGCCCTTTGTTTTCATTCAGTTTTTGAGGGTATTGCTGTTGGAGTTGCAGGTATAGTTTGAGCTCTCATTAACTCTTATTGATTTCAcattaatttcatatatatggtATATATCTATTACTCTGCATGCTTTACCATTTAACTATgggcaaattttcttttgctggTACATAGAAAATGACTAATTAATTTGAAC
Protein-coding regions in this window:
- the LOC18772465 gene encoding E3 ubiquitin-protein ligase SDIR1 → MSFVFRGARADIESGFPGFIPERPAMRIHASRPVSTNSLAFLVTVILLFMLLNSHQMSPNFLLWLVVGVFLMATTLRMFATCQQLQAQARAHAAAASGLLNHTELRLHMPPSIAFATRGRLQGLRLQLALLDREFDDLDYDTLRALDSDNASTATSMSEEEINALPVHKHKVTDPEILDGSSLQQASSSSAPVELKKQDSKRVDGGMKDPEDELTCSICLEQVNGGDLVRSLPCLHQFHANCIDPWLRQQGTCPVCKFRAGSRWPESRESESDGSDMV
- the LOC18774245 gene encoding zinc transporter 1, whose translation is MASIPFIKTLNSTCVLVSLLLLLQPFLVKCHGGEEHDSGSGTEDEHKVLHSKGLVLVKVWCLIILLVSTFAGGISPYFYRWNESFLLLGTQFAGGVFLGTSLMHFLSDSAETFGDLTTKTYPFAFMLASAGYLLTMLGDCIVLFVTSSSEKEARVEVEEGRTDAEHDHKEDEDGVSPVFLKTSSFGDTILLIIALCFHSVFEGIAVGVADTKADAWRNLWTISLHKIFAAIAMGIALLRMLPKRALLVTAAYSFAFAVSSPFGVGIGIAIDATTQGRVADWIYAISMGLACGVFIYVAINHLIAKGFKPQAKSYFDTPAFKFLAVLLGVGVIAVVMIWD